The DNA segment GGCTGGCGCCAAAGCCAATCTGGAAGTGATCCGCGAAGGCAAGCGCAAGAACGTCGAGCTGACGGTCGGCGCGATCCCGGACGAAGACAAAGAGCTGGATACGCTGGCGAAATCCGGCGCTGAAAGCAGCAGCAACCGCCTCGGTGTTGCAGTCGGCGAGCTGACCGCTGAGCAGAAGAAAGCCTACGACCTTAAAGGTGGTGTGGTGATCAAGGAGGTGCAGGATGGTCCTGCCGCCCTGATCGGCCTGCAGCCAGGCGACGTGATCACCCACCTGAACAACCAGGCCATCGGTTCGGCCAAGGAGTTCACGGATATCGCCAAGGCGCTGCCGAAGAACCGCTCGGTGTCGATGCGCGTTCTGCGTCAGGGTCGCGCCAGCTTCATCACCTTCAAACTGGCTGAGTAATCCGCTGGGAAGATAAAAAGAAAACCGCCTCGAAAGAGGCGGTTTTTTTACGTTTGAAGGTTTTGCCTGGCGATAAGGCTCAGCCCATCATGTCCTTGATCATGCGCTCCTGCTCCATCAGCTCACGCTGGCGGGCATCGATGCGGGACGACAGCGGGAAGTTGCTGCCGGCCTTGCGCTTGGCAAAGTCCAGTTGCTGAATAGCCTGTCGATAGTCGCCGACGAGGGCAAAATATTCCGCTCGAGCCTGATGCAGGCCGATGATGTTGCCTGACAAGCCACGGGTTTCCGCTACTTGATACCAGACGTCCGGATCGTCCGGGCGCGATTTGAGCAAGGCTTCCAGGGCTTTCTCGGCATCCGGCGCGCGGTTCTGCTTGAGCAGCAGATCCACGCGCACCTGATTGAGCGGATAGTTGCCCGGATACTGCGTCAGCATGCGATCAACCCGTGACTGTGCGTCGGGCAAGCGGTTATTAGTGATATCCAGGTCGACCTGAGCGAGGTTGTAGATGATCTCGTTCGGCGATGTTGCCAGCAGTTGTTTGAGATTCTCGCGCGCCTCGTTCAGTTGCCCACCCTTGATCTGCGCGATGGCCAGACCATAACGCGCCACATCGTTTTTCGGGTTCTCGTCCAGCAGTGCGCGGAAACGCTTGGCGCCCAGCCCCGGTGTTTCTTCATAGATCAACTGCACCCGCGCGCGGATCAGTTGATAGCGTTTGGAGTCTTCGATACCGCCCGGTCTGGCCTGTTCGGCACGGTTGCGGGTGTCAGCGATACGCGATTCGGTCACCGGGTGCGTCAGCAAAAATTCCGGCGGCTTGGCATCGAAGCGATACTGGCGCATCAGGCGTTCGAACATGGTCGGCATCGAGCGCGGGTCGTAGCCGGCCTTTTCCAGGTTGAGGATGCCGATGCGGTCGGCTTCCTGTTCGTTTTGTCGGGAGAAGGTCCGTTGCGCCTGAATCGCCGCCGCCTGGCTGCCGGCAATCGCCGCAATCCCTGCATCACCACCGCCGGCCGCAGCGATGACGATCCCGGCCAGCAGGGCAGCCATCATCGGCACCTGCATGCGCTGTGAAGCCTCGACACCGCGGGCGAAGTGGCGTTGCGACAAGTGCGCCAATTCGTGTGCGAGTACCGAGGCATATTCGCCTTCGGTCTGCGCGTTGAGAAACAGGCCGCCATTGACCCCGACCACGCCGCCGGGCGCCGCGAAGGCGTTGAGTTGCGGGCTGTTGATCAGGATGAATTCAAGACGCCGGTCAGTGACCTGGCTGGTTTCCACCAGTTTGTACACGCTGGATTCAACGTAGTCTTTCAATTGCGGGTCGTTGAGTTGTGACACCTGGCTGCGCAACATGGCCAGCCAGGCGCGGCCGAGTTGGTATTCCTGTTGTGGCGAGACAATGGCAGAACTGGCGTCGCCGAGTGACGGCAGATCGTCGGCAAAGCCTGGTGAGGCGAGCAGGCAAGCGAGCGTCAGCAGGGTAGGGCGCAGAAAAGTCATGCACAAAGCCTTAGAAGACAAAGACCTTACTGTAGCCGGACACCAACGCTGCGACCAGATATTCTAGGCAGCTCGAGACCTGAACCGGAGTGACGCAATGAGTGACGCTGTAGTCCCTGACGTAGAACTGGACGCCACTGGCCTGAACTGTCCGTTGCCGTTGCTCAAGGCAAAAATGGCGCTGAACAAAATGGCCAGCGGCGAAGTACTCAAGGTGACTGCTACGGATGCGGGCTCGCAACGCGACTTTCGCACCTTTGCCAAACTCGCCGGTCATGCGCTACTGCATGAAGAGGGCGAAGCCGGCGTCTTCCGTTACTGGTTGAA comes from the Pseudomonas granadensis genome and includes:
- a CDS encoding M48 family metalloprotease, with amino-acid sequence MTFLRPTLLTLACLLASPGFADDLPSLGDASSAIVSPQQEYQLGRAWLAMLRSQVSQLNDPQLKDYVESSVYKLVETSQVTDRRLEFILINSPQLNAFAAPGGVVGVNGGLFLNAQTEGEYASVLAHELAHLSQRHFARGVEASQRMQVPMMAALLAGIVIAAAGGGDAGIAAIAGSQAAAIQAQRTFSRQNEQEADRIGILNLEKAGYDPRSMPTMFERLMRQYRFDAKPPEFLLTHPVTESRIADTRNRAEQARPGGIEDSKRYQLIRARVQLIYEETPGLGAKRFRALLDENPKNDVARYGLAIAQIKGGQLNEARENLKQLLATSPNEIIYNLAQVDLDITNNRLPDAQSRVDRMLTQYPGNYPLNQVRVDLLLKQNRAPDAEKALEALLKSRPDDPDVWYQVAETRGLSGNIIGLHQARAEYFALVGDYRQAIQQLDFAKRKAGSNFPLSSRIDARQRELMEQERMIKDMMG
- a CDS encoding sulfurtransferase TusA family protein, which codes for MSDAVVPDVELDATGLNCPLPLLKAKMALNKMASGEVLKVTATDAGSQRDFRTFAKLAGHALLHEEGEAGVFRYWLKKSLKTTASKPEDY